Part of the Deltaproteobacteria bacterium genome is shown below.
GTTATCGAATTAACATTACCTAATTCTTGATTTTTAAATCGTGTTCTCAATAGTGCCGTTTCGAAATTATCTTAACCAGCATCACTGAACGCTCTAATATCAGCGTAACAATCCTGTTATGCACGGAAGGAGTTAAGTAGTGTCAAAAATTCTTTCTTCTTTCATTATTTCAAGGCTGTCTTTATGCGATAGATCGAGGCGGTGTAGGCATAACAGTAACTGTAAGTTATTAAAATAAAACAATCTTACATATAGGAGATAAAAACGATGAAATGGGTACTTATTATTGGACTTTTGGTGGCTTGGTATGTGGTGCCTCCTCTTTTTTCAAGACTGGTTTCTTCCGACTATCAGGATATGAAGGAGGGGATTCATGAGGCTTATGAAAAATAAGGAGTAATTTTATCAATTACTAGCTCTTTCTGTACCTCTCAAGCGGGATTGCAATTGCACTTGCTTGCGCGCCTGCTATATGGTGAGCGGCATGCGTATAAATAAGGACAGCTTTTTGCAATTATTGCAGTTCCCATTCTATGTTTGGTCTTGGATTTTCTGAAATATTGGTCATTTTGGGTATGTGCCTAATCGTATTGGGACCCGAACGCTTGCCTCAGCTTGCAAAAACCCTTGGTCGAGCCTTAGGGGAACTGCGCCGAGCTTCGGATGAGTTTAAGAGAGAAATCTCGTCTTCAGTTTTGTTGACAGAGCGAGATGCGTTTAAAGAGGAAATTCGCGACATTCGAAAACTCATTGCTGAACCAACTAAACTGGAGAAGTCACAACTCAACACCATTACAGCTGCCGCTACTGACGAGTCTGTAGCCAACGGAGAATCAGCATCACCGCATACCCATGAAGAGTAATAGCGAATCACAGATGCCGCTACTGGAGCATTTGACCGAACTTAGCGTTTGTCTAAAATATTCCTTGCTCGGCATCGTCTTAATGGCGTTGCTCTCTTATGTATGGGCTAGTGAGCTTTTCCATTTCCTCACTGCGCCCCTTGTCGAACATTTTAGTGCAGTGCAGCTAATAGGAACTGGCCCCGCAGATGCATTTATCGTTAAACTAAAAGCATCTTGTTTTGCTGGAATCATGCTTTCGTCGCCTTTTACTTTTTACCAGATTTGGAAATTCGTTGCCCCAGGGCTACATCCGAACGAACGAGTTTTTGCGCTCCCCTTTGTTTTTGTCTCGTCTCTATGTTTTATAATCGGTGCTTTGTTTTGCTTTTTTGTGGTTTTTCCATTTGCATTTGAATTTTTCATGGGCGAATTTCACTCTATTGGCGTTTCTCCAACGATAAAAATAGGCGAATACCTTTCGTTTGTTGTAAAACTAGTCTTGGTTTTTGGCGTATTGTTTGAAATGCCAGTCATGAGTTTTTTTCTAGCAAGATTTAAGTTAATTACGCATCAATGGCTAATTGACAAGGCGCGCTACGCAGTAGTCGTGATATTTATCGTCGCTGCAATTCTTACTCCTCCAGATGCCGTAACGCAGGTGTTGCTAGCAGTGCCACTTTGTATTCTCTACGCAATTTGCATACTTGTAGTGTACTATGCAAATCCAGAAAGTGGATTAAAGGCTAGACAAGGCGACCCCAAATAATGTCTATCGTAAGCGTAGAAGATTTAAGCAAGACTTATAAGAACTTTTCTCGACGAAGAGGCTTAAAGGGAGCTATGCGAGATCTCTTTTTTCGCCAATATCGCAGCATCACTGCAGTAGACAAAATCTCGTTTACTGTAGAGCCAGGTGAAATCCTCGGTTACATTGGGCCAAATGGAGCGGGGAAGTCGACTAGCATTAAAATGCTTACAGGTGTTCTCAAGCCGAGCTCCGGGAATGTGAGCGTTATGTCCTTTGACCCTTTTAAGGATCGCAAGGCATATGCGAAACACATAGGCGTAGTATTCGGTCAACGCACGCAATTGTGGTGGGACATAGCGGTTTTTGAGTCATTTTCCCTGCTCGCAAAGATTTATGAGGTTGAAAAAAGCGCTTTTTGCGCTAGACTCGAAATCCTTAGCGAAGTATTGGATCTCAAACCCCTTTTAAGCACTTCGGTTAGAAAATTATCTCTCGGTCAGCGCATGCGCTGCGATTTAGCGGCAAGCATGATTCATAACCCGAAGATCCTTTTTTTGGACGAACCTACTATAGGCCTCGATGCCGTAGCCAAGGACAATGTGCGCAAATTTTTAAGGCGCATCAATAAAGAGTTTAATACTACTATCATTCTTACAACTCATGACTTAAAAGAAATCGAGGAATTATGCGCGCGCATAATCGTAATAGATAAGGGCCGCAAAGTTTTTGACGGTCTTTTAGAGTTGATTAAATCGCTTTCAGGGCTTAAGCACCAAATGTGCGTAGACTTCGTAACCGAGCCACCCGAACAGGAGCTTAAAAGTTTATTTAGCGGAAAAGTTGTTCTTGAAAAAAAAGGCGAGCGCAGGTTAATTATGGCTTACGATCCCAAGGGCGTTTCTACCGTTGAGATACTACGGGCAATAATGCAGCACCACGAGGTAGCTGATATTAACATCTCCCAACCAAGCATAGAGGAGATCGTAACAAAATTGTACCGCGAAGGGGGAAATGACGGACTGTATTAATGCGCCCCGACTCATTGCCTTTAATTATAGAAGGCGCTTTGATGTCTATGCAGCTTTTGTGAAAAACACCTTTCTCGAAATGCTTGCATTTCGGCTGCGCTATCTTACCGGCATATTGACGTATATGTTGTTTGTGTCGGTAAATTACTTCATTTGGGCTGCCATTTACTCTGGGCGGCCTAAAAATACAGAAATAAATGGTTTTTCCTTTTCGGAGATGATCACCTACATTGCCGTCGGATGGGTAGCTAGGAGTTTATATTTTTCGGATTTAGATTACGAAATAGAAGATTTAGTGCGAAGTGGCGATGTGAGTAACTACCTGCTTAAACCGGTGGATTTTCAGTTGATGATGTTTGCAAGAGCTTGTGGCTCATCTGCATTTCGCCTTTTGTTTTTTACAGTTCCAATAGGTCTAGTCATATTGTGGATTTTTCCTGTAATGTTGCCCGCTAGCGCGAGTGCTATGCTTCTTTTTAGCCTGTCGACCGTTAGCGGTTTTATTATACTTGCAGAGATTAACTTTATTGTTGGTCTGCTGGCATTCTCTATTCAATCCATTCAAGGAATAATTCGTTCAAAGTATTTTCTAATTCAATTATTTTCTGGTCTCTTATTGCCAATGGCCTTTTTCCCCGCAGGCTTTAGAGCAGTAGTGGAACTTTTGCCACTTAAGGATATTTCCTTTGTGCCACTTCAGTTTTATTTGGGACATTTTGCCTGGGGAAATGTGCCTAGCATCTTTATTAGCCAGTTAATTTGGATCTTTGTCTTGCTGGTAGCAGGTCGGCTGATGTGGCAGCGGGCTATAGCGAAGCTTAGCATTCAGGGCGGATGATGCTAAGGGGTTTATATATATACGCTATGTACTTCGCGCAATTCTTAAAGGCGCGACTTGAATACAAGGTAGATTTCTTTGCAACTCTTTTTTCGAGTATCGTCACTGCCCTTACTGGGCTTCTCTTTATAGTTTTTCTTATGGATAATAAAACCATAGCAGAACTTAACGGCTGGAGTCGGGATGAGGTGTTATTTATCTACGGCTATGCGCAGATACCAACGGCGTTGTTTTTGACTGTATCTCAGAACTTATATAGTTTTGGGGATAGATATGTTGTCCAAGGGCAATTTGATAAAGTGTTGGTGCGGCCCTTGAATTCTCTTTTTCAGATTCTATTTGAATCGTTTAATATGGAAGTGTTGGGAAATCTTGTGTTGGGAATATTGGTGATGGCCTATGCGAATAGGGGAGTCGGGTTTTCTTTTGGAGTCACTGATATTTTATGGCTTTTGGTCAGTAGCGTTTCTGGAGCTTTAATTCTCATTTCTGTTTTTGTGGTTTTGGCATCGCTGTCTTTCCACTTCGAGGATAAAATGGGAGTAGCAGCTCCGTTCTATAATTTGATGCACATGGCTCGCTATCCACTGCCCATTTTTAACCGAGCAATTCAGCTTATCTTATCTTGGGTTGTGCCCTTTGGTTTTGTTGCGTTTTATCCAGCTACTCATTTTTTTAAAAAGGAGGGATTTGCAGTTTATTGCTATCTAACACCACTTATGGCCGTGGCTTGTATGTTTGTAGCTGGCATTAGCTGGAAATATGGAGTTTCCAAATATTCCTCAGCGGGGAATTGAGAGGCTTATAAATCGAGTTCGTAGTTCTGTCTAGATAGCGGATTTATAGTTTCGATCAATCTATTTTTAAAAGAGTAGCCATATTTGCAGAGGAAATATAATGGAGAAAAAACTCGCTCTTGGTGCATATCGTTCGGCATCAAAGCATTTCGAATCTGCTTAAGTCTGCTTTTATGCATGTCGTCCAGTCTAAGAAACGCTTCTTCGTAGCGCTGAACCAGAACGTGAACTTGATTAGCGATTTTTTGGCTAGTCCTAGCTAATGCTCCCAGTAATGTTTCATCTACTGAAGATGCGGCCATTTTATAAAACTCGAGGGCTTTTTCTATTTGAGCTAGTATCTGATTTTCTAAATGGGCTGGTTCTTGAGCCGGAGATGAGTGAGTTTGAGCTACTTTCTTTAGTAGGTCGGTTTCAGATAAGGCTAGATCGCTTGCAGTAAGTCCTAGCTGCGAAAGTTTGCGCCTAATCTTTGGTTCTAGGCACAATATGCTAGGACGTGGAACGATTAGTGGCTTGTTGAGAGCGAATATGTCGTAGAGCGGGCGCATTTGTGCCAAGTAGTTTATTTCACTTGGGCCCGCAATTTGGGCCACTGTTGGGAAGAGATAGTCTTGTGCTATGGGTCTTAGGAGTGCGCTTGTGCTAAAACGCAAAGGCTCTTTTTTAAGGAAGGCGATGAGTTCTGAATTTGAAATTGAGCAATTTCCCCCTATCAGATTCCAAGAGTGGAGATCCTCCGAAAGTCTATATCGCGGTCCATCTGCCCCACCTTTGTGGAAGAAAAAAAGCGGCGAATTTTCTCGAATATGAACTACATTGTCGACACAGTATTTGGTTAGCTTCGCTGTTTGTTCTATTAGTGCTTGCGCAATTTGAGCGTGCTTTTCTAGCGATAGTTCAAATATCGGCGAAAGCAAATTGCTTACAGCGGCGTCTCTGGGAGAAAACAAAACCAAACCATCGTCGGCAAAAACTAGACCTAGAAATTCGCGGAACGCATCGCTAATGCTTTTTCCGGATTTGTAACATGCCTCGATTTGTTCGATTATCTCGGTCGTAAACGGCAGGGCCTGGTATTCAGTTTTAACAATATCAAGAAGTGGCTCAATGTCAGAATTTATGGTTCGATATTTAACAGAAACGCGGCTAAGATAATCGCTCTTCTTGTCCCCTAGCAATTCTAGGCGAACAGCGTCGCCGTTCATGTTGGGAATCCAACAATGGTTGATTTCAGCAAAATCGTGATCTTCGTCTTGTATCCAAAATATTGGAACTGTCGGAATTCCACTTATTAGCTCAAGATGTTTAGCGAGAGCGATACATGAGCAGGCCTTATAGAATGTATATAGTGGGCCCAAAAAAAGCCCAGCCTGCTGGCCCGCGATAACTGCAATAGTTTTAGGGGTTCCGAGTTTGGCTATGTTTGCATGCCGCAGGGTGCTCGGTTTTAAATCGGCGTTTTGCCTAATTATTACTTCTATTAGCGAAGGGTGAGTGCATTTACTGGCAGCCTGCTTTGCGGCTAGTGCTAAGCCGTTGTTATCTAACGAATCAATGGCTAAAGGTTCGAAGATCTTAGAGAGACTTTTAGGGTGTTCATCGCGCACTGTAGTCATCATAATGCCCTTAAGGGCGTTTTGGAAAAACTGCAAACCACCGCTTTATTATAAGATATGCCCACTGTGTAAGTAAGTTTTGTGTTATTAGCAGTCTTATGCTAAATTTACAATTATTTCATAAGGTTGTTATTTGAGTCTAGGAAGGTATTAGTAGTTTTTTTGGAGTATTGTGTCGACCGGTGATACTCTTAAAAATTTTTTCGAGCTTATTGCCCAAGGCAGTAGTGAACATTTGCAAAAAGCTTATGATTTGCTGCTAGAGGCGAACCTTTTCGTGCCGGTCACTTTTAGCACTGTTAATGGCTCATCTGGGGGTGTAGAAAAATACAGCGTTCCTACGTTTACAGATAAGGGGACAGTGCTGTTACCTGTGTTTAGTTCGGAAGATTTTTTTAACGCATGGTCGGCTGGTAGATACGAATGTCTGTCGGTTCCTGGAGAAAGTCTTAGCTTAGTTGTTCCACGAGATTCTTGCTTGGTAATAAACCCTGGTAATGAATGTTCTGTTCGCATCTCGGCGGAAGATTTGGCAAATATTGCCCAGCTCGCTGCTGGAGAGTTCGAAGTTCGAGAGGATGCAGAGCTATCGTCTGCTGTGGTAGAGCCATTGGAGCCTAGTCAGGATAATTTAGCAAGCGCGAACATAGAGAAAATGGAGTTTAGCCTTGTCAAGTTATTAGAGAGATATGAGGAGGTTGCAGAAGCTTATTATTTGGATAGAAGGACGAAGTTTTCCGATGGTAGCCTGGGATTACTAGCGGAAAACCTTACGGCTGATAGGAGGTTTAGGTTAATTGCGGATATTGGCGAAATTTCTCGCAAGTACTGTGGCACTGCGGGTGCTATAGAAGTATACGATGATCTTAGCTCTACCCTATCTCACTCATGGGAGCTTTTTAGTAGCCTTACTCCCTTTTACGTCCGCATGGATTCTGCTGACTGCGATGATTTGCCTATCGAGCGACGCCAAAGAGTTGCCTCACCGCGTTTCTTCGGACAAAAGTTCTAGGGCTAGTGATGTGTT
Proteins encoded:
- a CDS encoding twin-arginine translocase TatA/TatE family subunit; this encodes MFGLGFSEILVILGMCLIVLGPERLPQLAKTLGRALGELRRASDEFKREISSSVLLTERDAFKEEIRDIRKLIAEPTKLEKSQLNTITAAATDESVANGESASPHTHEE
- the tatC gene encoding twin-arginine translocase subunit TatC, which encodes MKSNSESQMPLLEHLTELSVCLKYSLLGIVLMALLSYVWASELFHFLTAPLVEHFSAVQLIGTGPADAFIVKLKASCFAGIMLSSPFTFYQIWKFVAPGLHPNERVFALPFVFVSSLCFIIGALFCFFVVFPFAFEFFMGEFHSIGVSPTIKIGEYLSFVVKLVLVFGVLFEMPVMSFFLARFKLITHQWLIDKARYAVVVIFIVAAILTPPDAVTQVLLAVPLCILYAICILVVYYANPESGLKARQGDPK
- a CDS encoding ATP-binding cassette domain-containing protein — encoded protein: MSIVSVEDLSKTYKNFSRRRGLKGAMRDLFFRQYRSITAVDKISFTVEPGEILGYIGPNGAGKSTSIKMLTGVLKPSSGNVSVMSFDPFKDRKAYAKHIGVVFGQRTQLWWDIAVFESFSLLAKIYEVEKSAFCARLEILSEVLDLKPLLSTSVRKLSLGQRMRCDLAASMIHNPKILFLDEPTIGLDAVAKDNVRKFLRRINKEFNTTIILTTHDLKEIEELCARIIVIDKGRKVFDGLLELIKSLSGLKHQMCVDFVTEPPEQELKSLFSGKVVLEKKGERRLIMAYDPKGVSTVEILRAIMQHHEVADINISQPSIEEIVTKLYREGGNDGLY
- a CDS encoding ABC-2 family transporter protein, coding for MTDCINAPRLIAFNYRRRFDVYAAFVKNTFLEMLAFRLRYLTGILTYMLFVSVNYFIWAAIYSGRPKNTEINGFSFSEMITYIAVGWVARSLYFSDLDYEIEDLVRSGDVSNYLLKPVDFQLMMFARACGSSAFRLLFFTVPIGLVILWIFPVMLPASASAMLLFSLSTVSGFIILAEINFIVGLLAFSIQSIQGIIRSKYFLIQLFSGLLLPMAFFPAGFRAVVELLPLKDISFVPLQFYLGHFAWGNVPSIFISQLIWIFVLLVAGRLMWQRAIAKLSIQGG
- a CDS encoding ABC-2 family transporter protein yields the protein MYFAQFLKARLEYKVDFFATLFSSIVTALTGLLFIVFLMDNKTIAELNGWSRDEVLFIYGYAQIPTALFLTVSQNLYSFGDRYVVQGQFDKVLVRPLNSLFQILFESFNMEVLGNLVLGILVMAYANRGVGFSFGVTDILWLLVSSVSGALILISVFVVLASLSFHFEDKMGVAAPFYNLMHMARYPLPIFNRAIQLILSWVVPFGFVAFYPATHFFKKEGFAVYCYLTPLMAVACMFVAGISWKYGVSKYSSAGN
- the bshC gene encoding bacillithiol biosynthesis cysteine-adding enzyme BshC produces the protein MMTTVRDEHPKSLSKIFEPLAIDSLDNNGLALAAKQAASKCTHPSLIEVIIRQNADLKPSTLRHANIAKLGTPKTIAVIAGQQAGLFLGPLYTFYKACSCIALAKHLELISGIPTVPIFWIQDEDHDFAEINHCWIPNMNGDAVRLELLGDKKSDYLSRVSVKYRTINSDIEPLLDIVKTEYQALPFTTEIIEQIEACYKSGKSISDAFREFLGLVFADDGLVLFSPRDAAVSNLLSPIFELSLEKHAQIAQALIEQTAKLTKYCVDNVVHIRENSPLFFFHKGGADGPRYRLSEDLHSWNLIGGNCSISNSELIAFLKKEPLRFSTSALLRPIAQDYLFPTVAQIAGPSEINYLAQMRPLYDIFALNKPLIVPRPSILCLEPKIRRKLSQLGLTASDLALSETDLLKKVAQTHSSPAQEPAHLENQILAQIEKALEFYKMAASSVDETLLGALARTSQKIANQVHVLVQRYEEAFLRLDDMHKSRLKQIRNALMPNDMHQERVFSPLYFLCKYGYSFKNRLIETINPLSRQNYELDL
- a CDS encoding SseB family protein yields the protein MSTGDTLKNFFELIAQGSSEHLQKAYDLLLEANLFVPVTFSTVNGSSGGVEKYSVPTFTDKGTVLLPVFSSEDFFNAWSAGRYECLSVPGESLSLVVPRDSCLVINPGNECSVRISAEDLANIAQLAAGEFEVREDAELSSAVVEPLEPSQDNLASANIEKMEFSLVKLLERYEEVAEAYYLDRRTKFSDGSLGLLAENLTADRRFRLIADIGEISRKYCGTAGAIEVYDDLSSTLSHSWELFSSLTPFYVRMDSADCDDLPIERRQRVASPRFFGQKF